One genomic region from Hemiscyllium ocellatum isolate sHemOce1 chromosome 13, sHemOce1.pat.X.cur, whole genome shotgun sequence encodes:
- the dusp28 gene encoding dual specificity phosphatase 28 translates to MLHLCALSDSVLISNSRSACDSELLSREGVTFCINVSKQQPFPALRIGGMRVPVFDEPAENLHKYFDRCADAIEEEAARRGGRTLVYCKNGRSRSAAVCTAYFMKYRRLSLREAFQHVKSVRPTVEPNEGFWEQLQRYEGELQSRRTEAVSSASE, encoded by the exons ATGTTGCATCTGTGCGCGCTGAGTGACTCGGTGCTGATCAGTAACTCCCGGTCCGCCTGTGACAGCGAGCTGCTCTCCCGAGAAGGGGTCACCTTCTGCATCAATGTGTCCAAGCAGCAGCCCTTCCCGGCGCTGAGGATCGGCGGCATGCGAGTGCCGGTCTTCGACGAGCCCGCCGAGAATCTGCACAAGTACTTCGACCGGTGCGCGGACGCGATCGAGGAGGAGGCGGCCAGGCGGGGCGGCAGGACGCTGGTGTACTGCAAGAACGGCCGCAGCCGCTCCGCCGCCGTCTGCACCGCCTACTTCATGAAGTACCGGCGCCTGTCCCTGCGGGAGGCGTTCCAG CATGTGAAATCAGTCAGACCAACAGTGGAGCCCAATGAGGGATTCTGGGAGCAACTTCAACGATATGAAGGGGAACTTCAATCCAGGCGGACTGAGGctgtttcttcagccagtgaATGA